CGCCAGCTGGCCGGAGGGCTGACCACAGCGAATGTTCTTCACGGCTCGGCAAACCCCATCGGCGGGCAGAATGCCGTCATCAAGTTGCGCTGGGGAACAGCGCCCAATGATCTTCTATTGAAGGATGCACCGCAGGGAATCAAGTTTGCTCTTGGCGAAAATGTGAAACAGAGTAATTGGGGCCAAGATTTCACCACTCGCTATCCCCAGACTCGCATGGGCGTTGAACAGATTATCCGTGACGCTTTCACGGCTGCGCGAGAATACCAGAGAAAATTCGATGAGCATGGGGGCGGCAAGTCCAAGTCTCTCAAGAAGATCCCGCCACGGCGTGATCTGGAGCTGGAAGCGCTGGCAGAAATACTAAGGGGAGAGCGCCTCGTCCACAGTCATTCGTACCGTCAGGATGAGATCCTCATGCTGGTGAGGGTGGCTGAGGACTTCGGCTTCCGTATCGGTACCTTTCAGCACGTACTTGAGGGCTATAAGATGGCAGAAGCACTGGCAGACCACGGCGCCGGAGGATCGACATTCACCGATTGGTGGGGCTATAAATTTGAGGTGATTGACGCCATCCCCTTTAACGGCGCACTCATGCAGAAGGTCGGCGTCACAACCTCCTACAATTCAGACGACAGCGAACTGGCACGGCGTATGAATACGGAGGCGGCCAAGGCCGTCAAATATGGAGGAATCTCGGAGGAGGACGCACTGAAATTCGTCACCATCAATCCCGCTGTTCAGCTGGGTATAGATGAATGGGTCGGCTCACTGGAAGAGGGCAAAGACGCCGACTTCGTCATCTGGAGTGAAAGCCCTCTCTCCACTTTTGCCGTCTGTGAACAGACATGGATCGAAGGCAGGAACTACTTCAATCTTGTGAAAGATCAGCAGATGAGAGAGGAAGCGAGCCGTGAGCGAAATGAGTTGATCCAGAAGATTCTTGCTTCCGAGGATAAGTCACCCGGTGGCAAAAAACAAGGCGGTCACTACAGGCCGCATCTGTCACATCCGTACAGCTGCCTTGAGGGGGTGATCCAATGAGCAGACTACTAAAAGGTATAACCATACTTCTATCGGTGGCAATCGCCTCCGATCAGATTCCGGCACCTCCTCAGACGCACCCCATTCTGCTGACAAATGCCACTATCCACCCGGTGACTGCAAAAGTCATTAAGCGTGGCGATATCCTATTCGAGGAAGGCGTCATCACTGCCATAGGGCGCAGACTCGGTAACCTTCCCGACAACACGGAAACTATCGATCTTGTGGGCAGACACGTCTATCCCGGCCTCATCGCCGCCACTACCACCATGGGGCTGATGGAGATAGGCGCCGTGAGGGCGACACTGGATTACTCAGAGACGGGTACGGTAAATCCGAACGTCCGTGCCGAAGTGAGCTATAATCCCGATTCGGAACTGATTCCCGTCACCCGTTCAAACGGCATCGCCATCATACATACGACGCCCATGGGTGGCCTCATTTCAGGAACGTCCGCCGCCATGATGCTGGACGGGTGGACATGGGAATCAGCCACTCTCAAGGCTCCAACAGCCATGCATCTCAACTGGCCACGCATGACCGGCGGTGCGTATCCGTACTTCATGCAGAGCGAAGAGGAGCTGAAAAAACAGAGAGAAGAACGACTCAAGACGTTGGAGAGAGTCTTCAATGAGGCGAAAGGTTATCTTGAAGCCAGCGATGCTTACAAGAGAGGCGATGGTCCGGCGATCGATACCGATTTGCGCTGGGAAACCATGATACCCGTTCTGAGGCGGGAAGTGTCAATCTTCGTTCACGCTGATGAGGTTCAGCAGATCGAAGCCGCTGTAGACTGGTCACGCAGAATAGGC
The genomic region above belongs to Candidatus Neomarinimicrobiota bacterium and contains:
- a CDS encoding amidohydrolase family protein, translating into MSRLLKGITILLSVAIASDQIPAPPQTHPILLTNATIHPVTAKVIKRGDILFEEGVITAIGRRLGNLPDNTETIDLVGRHVYPGLIAATTTMGLMEIGAVRATLDYSETGTVNPNVRAEVSYNPDSELIPVTRSNGIAIIHTTPMGGLISGTSAAMMLDGWTWESATLKAPTAMHLNWPRMTGGAYPYFMQSEEELKKQREERLKTLERVFNEAKGYLEASDAYKRGDGPAIDTDLRWETMIPVLRREVSIFVHADEVQQIEAAVDWSRRIGVDITIVGGDDAWRVADLLARYKIAVIYDGVHSLPSRRWEDYDVQFTAPLRLYRAGVKFCIATSTSQFAAPHQRNVPYQAATAAAYGLPRDEALKTVTLYAAEILGIDDRVGSLDTGKDATLIITDGDPLDIRTQVVQMFVQGKKIDMRDKHKVLYEKYQEKYRQLGRIE